The proteins below come from a single Ptychodera flava strain L36383 chromosome 6, AS_Pfla_20210202, whole genome shotgun sequence genomic window:
- the LOC139134656 gene encoding uncharacterized protein, protein MSTEQGLGKNQIQLFIKGIRGNTTVITIHKDAKVDDLLKKISEKNNIPVDVQRVLYAGKQLEAGVGKHLSDYYIENHSTLFVVLRLHGGAPPERKELDEDVELTDAPDMITWDDDPDNKRAKMSCGHAIGPESLTAYCRSLLSAGKFRFHCPYISPEGAYCGKEWDYIDIRRLAVLTDDEKKEFETEISSNFLRKAQGIQECPKCHSLCERVQKKDRRIVCVLCTNETGKTFEFCWYCLFEWKKKGSITECGNEACSGEDPRLQILFQSVKKTIVGVRDCPSRRACPSCGMLIEHEKACKHMVCPCGQKFCFICLRKPLNGVYLCGSYNSPCEKAPLQQTIPGAE, encoded by the coding sequence GACGCAAAGGTCGATGACTTGTTGAAGAAAATAAGCGAGAAAAACAATATCCCTGTAGACGTTCAGCGGGTACTCTACGCTGGGAAGCAACTGGAAGCTGGAGTTGGCAAACATCTGAGTGATTACTACATCGAAAACCACTCCACTCTATTCGTTGTCCTTCGTTTGCATGGCGGAGCTCCTCCCGAGCGTAAAGAACTAGATGAAGATGTCGAACTCACCGATGCGCCCGACATGATCACCTGGGATGACGATCCAGACAACAAAAGAGCCAAGATGTCCTGTGGCCATGCCATAGGACCCGAATCTCTGACAGCCTACTGTAGAAGCCTTCTCAGCGCCGGTAAATTTCGTTTCCATTGTCCGTACATCAGCCCGGAGGGAGCCTACTGTGGTAAGGAGTGGGATTACATAGATATCCGTCGTCTTGCCGTACTCACCGATGACGAAAAGAAAGAGTTTGAGACTGAAATCTCAAGCAATTTTCTCAGAAAGGCCCAGGGCATCCAAGAATGTCCCAAATGCCACAGTCTTTGCGAGAGGGTGCAGAAGAAGGACCGACGTATCGTGTGTGTCCTCTGCACCAACGAGACAGGCAAGACCTTCGAATTCTGCTGGTACTGTCTGTTTGAATGGAAAAAGAAAGGGAGTATCACCGAATGCGGCAACGAAGCCTGCAGTGGTGAAGATCCAAGGCTGCAAATCTTGTTCCAGAGCGTTAAGAAAACCATCGTTGGTGTACGTGACTGTCCCAGTCGCCGTGCATGCCCATCCTGCGGCATGCTGATTGAACACGAAAAGGCTTGTAAACACATGGTTTGTCCTTGCGGTCAGAAGTTTTGTTTCATATGTCTAAGAAAACCACTCAATGGCGTCTACCTTTGCGGATCATACAACTCTCCGTGTGAAAAAGCTCCACTGCAGCAAACCATTCCTGGAGCAGAATGA